The nucleotide window TTAAATAATAGAGCCGGTATTGCCAGACATCTAGGAAATATTGGACTTATTTATGATTATCAAGCCGACTATCCAAAAGCTCTTGAATATCATTATAAGTCACTCGACATCGAAAAAGAGATGGGGAATAAGCCTGGGATTTCAATGAGCTTTGCAAATATTGGAATCATATATAAGAATCAATCCGATTACCCAAAAGCCATTGAGTATTTCCATAAAGCCCTTAAAATGGATGATGAAATTGCCAATAAATCTGGAATTGCATCAAATCTTGATAACTTAGGAACAATTTATACATACCAATTAGATTACCCCAAAGCACTCGAATATTATCATAAAGCACTAAAAATCAACGAAGAGATAGGTAATAAATTTAGAATAGCTGTAAATCTTGAAAATATTGGGAGCGTTTATTTCTTTTTATCCCAAGATTCAACATTTGAAAATAGCGAACCTATAACACAAGTATTTCTAAATAGTGATTTTTATTTAAATAAATCCATTGAATTATCGGAAAAAGCTCTTAAGATTTATATTGAAATTGGTGCAATTTACAACTATTCAAATTTGTTACATTCACTCTCCGAATCATACAAATTTAAAGGCAACTATAAAAAAGCTTTCGAAGCATTTAAAGAATATAAAGCATTACAAGATTCAGTTTTTTCTATGGATAAGCAAAAGGAAATAGCTAATCTCGAAGCGATTCGCGAAAATGAATTAAAAGATGCTGAAATAACAATTTTAAATACGCAGAAGAAGGCGCAACAGTTTCAATCATACTTGCTTGGCGGTGGAGCGATAGTTCTTTTAGGGGCTTTTTGGTAATGCCTTCCTACGTTTTCGCGAAAAGAAAAATTGAGCGACAAACTTGCAATTCAAAATAATGAAATTGAAAATCAGAAATTATTAGTAGAGGGAAAAAAGTAGAGGAAATCTACGCATCAATTAGGTATGCATCAACAATTCAGAATGCGATACTGCCTTGGGACGCTACATTAGGCAAGGCTTTTAGTGATGTCATGGTTTTCTTCAAGCCCAAAGATATTGTCTCAGGTGATTCGTATTGGTTCAAAGAAGTGGACGGAGTCAAGTTTTGAGGCGGTCGTAAGGTGCACGGGGCACGGCATTCCGGGAGCGATGCTAACTGTAATTGCCTCTACAGCCTTGGATGATGCCGTTCTTGGCAAGAGATTAAGCGACCCGGTAGAAATACTTACATATATAAATGAAAAAGTAACAGAAGTATTAAATCAAAAATTAGCTGAAAACAATATTCGCGACGGAATGGAAGTCGCACTACTCGCCATTCATCAAGATAAGATTAAGTTTTCAGGTGCCGGTCGACCTTTGTATCTCAAGAATGGCACATTGGAAATCATCAAAACCGACAAACGGGGCATAGCCGGAAGCACAAAGAATGATGAATATCAATTCAATTCTGTTGAAATCGAAAAATCAGAAAATATTACACTTTACCTAACTACGGACGGATTTGCCGACCAAATGAACGAAGACGGCAAAAAATTCAGCACCCGCCGCTTTTTGGCATTACTCGAATCAATTGCCGATAAGCCACTATCGGAACAATATAAAATATTAAACAATGAACTCGCAGCTCATCAAGGCGAAAAACACCAAATTGACGACATAACAATAATAGGGGTAAGGATATGAGAAATTTGATTATATTTTTCGTAATGTTTTTTGTAGCAGTAAACATAAGCTTTGCACAACTTCAGGGACAAGCGAAAATAGATTCGCTGAAAGCGGAGTTGCCAAAATCAAAGCAGGACACTAACCATGTCAACTTGCTCGCGGATTTATCTTTTTTATACAATTCAATTAACCCTGATGAAGGAATTAAATATGGCGAGCAAGGACTAAAACTTGCTGAAAAGATTGGTTGGAAAGAAGGTATAGAAAGGTGTTATAGCTCATTAGGTGATAGTTTTATGGATAAATCCGACTACACTATAGCTCTTGGATATTATCACAAAGCACTAAAAATTAATGAAGAATTGGGGAATGAACAAAATGTCGCAGGTTTCCTTAATAATATTGGACTTGCTTATTATTACCAATCCGATTATCTCAAATCTCTTGAATCTTTTCACAAAGCACTTAAAATGTTTGAAGAATTGGAGAATAAATCTGGAGTTTCACTAATTCATGGAAATATTGGAATGATTTATTATTCTCAATCCGACTATCCAAAAGCTATTGAGTATTATCACAAAGCACTTAAAATTCATGAAGAAACAGAAAATAAACGAGGAATTGCGGGCACTCTTCACAATATGGGAATGATTTATTCTGACCAATCTGACGGATATAGAGCATTAGAGTATTACCTCAAAGCACTTAAAATTAATGAAGAAATAGACAATAAAAATTGGATTGCATATAATCTTGAAGCTATTGGAGTTGTTTATAATTCACAATCTGACTACCCAAAAGCTATAGAGTATTATCATAAAGCACTTGAAATTAATGAAGAACTGGGTAATAAATATGGGATTCAAAGTAATCATTTAAATATTGGTAATATTTTTATGACGCAATCCGACTACCCAAAAGCACTTGAGTTTTTTCATAAAGCAATTGAAATTAACGAAGAAATAGGACGTATATCAGGAATTGCTTTAGGTTTGGGACAAATTGGAGGACTGTATTTAAAAATATCTAAAGATTCAAATATGGTGAACAGTGAAAACAATTTGCAATTAATGCTAAATAAAGAGATTAATTTGAATAAAGCTATTGAATATTCTCAACAAGCCATTAATCTATACCAAGAAATCGGTGAATTGTATTATCAATTATTTATTTTAAATAACCTCTCCGAAGCTTATGAACTAAAAGGTGATTACAAAAAAGCATTTGAGGCATTCAAAGAATTTAAAACCTTGCAAGATTCTGTATTCTCGATGGATAAGCAAAAGGAAATTGCAAATCTTGATGCAAAACGGGAAAATGAGCTTAAAGATGCTGAAATCATCATTTTAAATACAGAGAAAAAAGCACAACAATTTCAATCGTATTTGTTGGGAGGCGGAGTAATCGTTCTTCTGGGAGCTTTTGGAATTGCCTTCCTACGTTTTCGAGAAAAGAAAAAATTGAGTGATAAACTTACAATTCAAAATAATGAAATTGAAAATCAGAAATTATTAGTAGAGGAGAAAAGCGAAGAAATTTATGCATCGATTCGGTACGCTTCTACAATCCAAAATGCGATATTGCCTTGGGACGCTACATTAGGCAAGGCTTTTAGTGATGTCATGGTTTTCTTCAAGCCCAAAGATATTGTCTCAGGTGATTCGTATTGGTTCAAAGAAGTGGACGGAGTCAAGTTTTTGGCGGTCGTAGATTGCACGGGGCACGGCATTCCCGGAGCAATGCTGACTGTTATTGCCTCTACAGCCTTGGATGATGCGGTTCTTGGCAAAAGATTAAGCGACCCGGCTGAAATTCTTACATATATAAATGAAAAAGTTACAGACGTGCTCAATCAGCGTTTATCAGAAAATCAAACACGCGACGGAATGGAAGTCGCACTACTCGCCATTCATCAAGATAAGATTAAGTTTTCAGGTGCCGGTCGACCGCTCTACTTAAAAAATGGCACATTAGAAATTATCAAAACCGACAAACGGGGCATAGCCGGTAGCACAAAGAATGATGAATATCAATTCAATTCTGTTGAAATCGAAAAATCAGAAAATATTACACTCTACCTCACCACCGACGGTTTTGCCGACCAGATGAACGAAGACGGCAAAAAGTTCAGCACCCGCCGCTTTTTGGCATTACTGGAATCAATTGCCGAAAATCCTCTAAAAGAACAATATAAAAGATTAAATAACGAACTGGCAGCTCATCAAGGTGAAAAACACCAAATTGATGATATAACAATAATAGGGGTACGGTTATGAGAATATTAATATTAATTCTAACACTTGTATTTATGATAAATACAGCAAAATCTCAATTGAGTGGACGATCGAAAATTGATTCGCTTCTTAAGGAATTACCAAAAGGAAAGCAAGACACAAATCATGTGAAATTGCTCGCTGATTTATCTTTCGAATATTATCGAATTGACCCAGACACAGGAATTGAGTATGGGGAAAAGGGCTTAGAACTCGCAAAAGAAATAGACTGGAAAGAAGGCGAAGCATACTGCTATAATTCCCTTGGAACTAATAATGTTGGAAAATCTGATTACCCGAAAGCATTAGAAATTTTTCATAAATCTTTGAAAATTAATGAAGAATTGGGAAAGAAATCAAACATAGCTAATAATCTTGGAAATATGGGAGTTATTTACAGCTCTCAATCAGATTACCCAAAAGCATTAGAATATTTTCATAAAGCACTGAAAATTAATGAAGAATTGGGAAGGAAACCAAATATAGCTAATAATCTTGGTAATATTGGTAATATTTACTCCGAACAATCAGATTACCCGAAAGCATTAGAATATTTACATAAAGCTCTTAAAATTAATGAAGAGATGGGAAATAAATCCGGTATAGCTTCAAATCTTGCTAATATTGGTAATATTTACTCCGAACAATCAGATTACCCGAAAGCATTAGAATATTATCATAAAGCTCTGAAAATTAATGAAGAGTTGGGGAATAAATCACGAATTGCAAATAATTTAATAAATATGGGTTCATTATTCACATCAATGGGTGAACTTGATAAATCATTAGATTATTTAAAACGAGGATTAAAATTAAATATTGAAATTCAGAATCATAGGCAGACTGCTTATACTTTAAATATGCTTGCCGGTAATTATATAAATCAAGCAAAAATGTACGATTCTGTAAGAACAATAGGAGAATCGAAAGATTATTTAGTTGACAGTAAAATAGAAAACAGCTATCAGTCAGCATTGCAATTTGCGAAAGAAGCAGAACATCTTGCCGACAGTATTGGACTTGCTGAATTGCAACCTAAAATATTTCATAATTTATATGAGGCATATAAAAAATTAAATGAACCGGCAAAAGCTCTTGAATATCACGAAAAATATACTATTATGAATGATTCCATTTTCAGCATGGACAAATCCAAAGAAATTGCTAATCTCGAAGCGATTCGCGAAAATGAATTAAAAGATGCTGAAATAACAATTTTAAATACGCAGAAGAAGGCGCAACAGTTTCAATCATACTTGCTTGGCGGTGGAGCGATAGTTCTTTTAGGGGCTTTTGGTATTGCCTTCCTACGTTTTCGCGAAAAGAAAAAATTGAGCGACAAACTTGCAATTCAAAATAATGAAATTGAAAATCAGAAATTATTAGTAGAGGAAAAAAGTGAGGAAATCTACGCATCAATTAGGTATGCATCAACAATTCAGAATGCGATACTGCCGTGGGACGCTACATTAGGCAAGGCTTTTAGTGATGTCATGGTTTTCTTCAAGCCCAAAGATATTGTCTCAGGTGATTCGTATTGGTTCAAAGAAGTGGACGGAGTCAAGTTTTTGGCGGTCGTAGATTGCACGGGGCACGGCATTCCGGGAGCGATGCTAACTGTAATTGCATCTACAGCTCTGGATGATGCGGTTCTTGGCAAAAGATTAAGCGACCCGGCTGAAATTCTTACATATATTAATGAAAAAGTAACAGACGTGCTCAATCAACGTTTATCAGAAAATCAAACACGCGACGGAATGGAAGTAGCGCTAATTGCTATTCATCAAGATAAAATTCAGTTCTCCGGCGCCGGGCGACCTTTGTATCTCAAGAATGGCACATTGGAAATAATCAAAACCGACAAACGGGGCATAGCCGGTAGCACAAAGAATGATGAATATCAATTCAATTCTATTGAAATCGAAAAATCAGAAAATATTACACTTTACCTAACTACGGACGGATTTGCCGACCAGATGAACGAAGACGGCAAAAAATTCAGCACGCGCCGCTTTTTGGCATTACTGGAATCAATTGCCGAAAATCCTCTAAAAGAACAATATAAAATATTAAATAACGAACTCGCAGCTCATCAAGGTGACAAGCACCAAATTGATGATATAACAATAATAGGAGTGAGGATATGAGAAAATTGATAATACTATCCGTAATGTTTTGTGCAGTAGTAAATATTAGCTTAGCCCAGTTGCGTGGTCAGGCAAGAATTGACTCCCTTATTATGGTACTACCCAAAATGAAGGAGGATACTAATGCAGTGAATTTATTGGCTGATTTATCATTTTTATACAATTCAATTAATCCTGATGAAGGCATTAAATATGGCGAGCTAGGACTAAAACTTGCTGAAAAACTAAAATGGAAATTTGGTAAAGCTAACTGTTACAACTCTATTGGGCTAAATTATGCCGAGCTCAACGATTACCACAAAGCGTTGGATTTTTACCACAAAGCACTGGAATTGAATGAGGAGATTGATTATTTACAACAAGCTGCTGGAAATTTAAACAATATTGGAATAGTTTACAGATACTTATCGGATTACTTAAAAGCGCTCGAATATTATCAAAAAGCTCTTAAAATTTATGAAGTGCTGGGTAGTAAATCAGGTGTAGCTAGTAATCTTGGTAATATTGGTAATATTTACTCCGGTCAATCGGATTACCCTAAAGCATTAGAATTTCATTATAAAGCTCTTAAAATTAATGAGGAATTAGGTAGAAAAACTAATATTGCTAATAATCTTGGCAATATTGGAACTGTTTACTCCATTCAAGCGAACTACCCTAAAGCATTAGAATATATTTATAAAGCTCTTAAAATTAATGAGGAATTAGGTAGAAAAACTAATATTTCAAATAATCTTTCTAATATTGGTAAGATTTATTTACGTCAATCTGATTTCCCCAAAGCACTTGATTATTATCATAAATCGCTTAAAATTGATGAAGAATTAGGAAGTAAATCCCGCATAGCTTCAAACCTTTTGAGAATTGGTATGACTTATTTCTATCAATCTGATTACCCCCAAGCACTTGAATATTGTCATAAAGCACTAAAAATTAATGAGGAATTAGGTGTGAAAATTAATATGGCACGTGATTTCGGAAATATTGGTATGATTTATGCATCTCAATTGCACTACTCAAAAGCATTAGACTTTTATCATAATGCTCTTAAAATTCATGAGGAGCTGGGAGATAAAGTGAGCATAGCTTTTAATCTTGGAAATATTGGGGTTTTATATTACAGTTTATCTCAAGATACGGTTTTATCAAAAATAAGTGAAGGTACCAATCTTTTAAGTCTCAATAGAGAACTAAATCTCAATAAATCGATTGAATACTCTCTTAAATCTATTGATTTACTCAAAGAAATTGGCGAATCTGACAATCAATCAAAAACTTTAAAAAGATTATCTGATGCTTACACAGATAAAGGCGATTACAAAAAAGCATTCGAAGCATACAAAGACTATAAAGAGCTGCGAGATTCAATTTTTTCTATAGATAAGCAAAAAGAATTGGCAAATTTAGAATCCAAAAGAGAGTTAGAAATAAAGCAGAAAGAAAATCTATTGTTGATTAAAGATAACCAATTGTTCAATGCAGAATTAATTCAAAAGAATCAAAAAATTAATTTAGCTGAAAAAGAAAAAGAACTCCAGCATCTTGCATTTTTGAAAGAACAAGCCGAGAGGCAAGAGAAAGAGCAACTCTTGACATTGACTGAGACTCAAATTCAACTTCAGTCAACTCAAATCGAGTCTTTGGATAAAGAAAAAGAGATACAAAATGCAGAGCTAAAAGCAAAAAATTTACAACGAAACTTTTTTATTGCAGGCGTAATTGTTTTTATAATTTTATTCTTGTTTGCATTTATTCGTTTCCGTGAAAAGAAAAAGCTGAGCGATGAGCTTGCACTTCAAAACGCTGAAATTGAAAAACAAAAGACTATTGTTGAATCTCAAAAAGCAATTGTCGAGGAGCAAAAGTTCATACTTCAAGAAAAAAATGACCATATTTATTCTTCTGTCCAATACGCCGCTACAATTCAACAGGCGATTTTACCATGGGACAGTATAATTAATGCTGCTTTCTCAGATATTTTAATTTTCTACAAACCGAAAGATATTGTTTCCGGTGATTCATATTGGTTCAAAGAAGTGGACGGAGTCAAGTTCCTTGCGGTCATAGATTGCACAGGGCACGGCATTCCCGGAGCAATGCTGACTGTAATTGCATCTACAGCTCTGGATGATGCGGTTCTTGGCAAAAGATTAAGCGACCCGGCAGAAATTCTTTCCTATATAAATGAAAAAGTAACAGAAGTATTAAATCAAAGATTAGCTGAAAACAATATCCGTGACGGAATGGAAGTCGCACTACTCGCCATTCATAAAGATAAGATTAAGTTTTCAGGTGCCGGGCGACCGCTCTACCTCAAAAATGACACACTCGAAATCATCAAAACCGACAAACGTGGCATTGCAGGCAGTACAAAAAATGATTATTACCAATTCAACTC belongs to Candidatus Kapaibacterium sp. and includes:
- a CDS encoding tetratricopeptide repeat protein produces the protein MRNLIIFFVGFFSLVNISLAQLEGQARIDSLLKELPKIKEDTNAVNLLSELSFLYYSINPDKGIEFGNKGLKISGKINWKEGEAKCYSSLGVNYVGGKSDPSRALEYFTIALKIDEKFGNIAGIARHLGNIGIIFENQSDYLKALEYYQKALKIDEKLNNRAGIARHLGNIGLIYDYQADYPKALEYHYKSLDIEKEMGNKPGISMSFANIGIIYKNQSDYPKAIEYFHKALKMDDEIANKSGIASNLDNLGTIYTYQLDYPKALEYYHKALKINEEIGNKFRIAVNLENIGSVYFFLSQDSTFENSEPITQVFLNSDFYLNKSIELSEKALKIYIEIGAIYNYSNLLHSLSESYKFKGNYKKAFEAFKEYKALQDSVFSMDKQKEIANLEAIRENELKDAEITILNTQKKAQQFQSYLLGGGAIVLLGAFW
- a CDS encoding serine/threonine-protein phosphatase; translated protein: MSWFSSSPKILSQVIRIGSKKWTESSFEAVVRCTGHGIPGAMLTVIASTALDDAVLGKRLSDPVEILTYINEKVTEVLNQKLAENNIRDGMEVALLAIHQDKIKFSGAGRPLYLKNGTLEIIKTDKRGIAGSTKNDEYQFNSVEIEKSENITLYLTTDGFADQMNEDGKKFSTRRFLALLESIADKPLSEQYKILNNELAAHQGEKHQIDDITIIGVRI
- a CDS encoding tetratricopeptide repeat protein produces the protein MRNLIIFFVMFFVAVNISFAQLQGQAKIDSLKAELPKSKQDTNHVNLLADLSFLYNSINPDEGIKYGEQGLKLAEKIGWKEGIERCYSSLGDSFMDKSDYTIALGYYHKALKINEELGNEQNVAGFLNNIGLAYYYQSDYLKSLESFHKALKMFEELENKSGVSLIHGNIGMIYYSQSDYPKAIEYYHKALKIHEETENKRGIAGTLHNMGMIYSDQSDGYRALEYYLKALKINEEIDNKNWIAYNLEAIGVVYNSQSDYPKAIEYYHKALEINEELGNKYGIQSNHLNIGNIFMTQSDYPKALEFFHKAIEINEEIGRISGIALGLGQIGGLYLKISKDSNMVNSENNLQLMLNKEINLNKAIEYSQQAINLYQEIGELYYQLFILNNLSEAYELKGDYKKAFEAFKEFKTLQDSVFSMDKQKEIANLDAKRENELKDAEIIILNTEKKAQQFQSYLLGGGVIVLLGAFGIAFLRFREKKKLSDKLTIQNNEIENQKLLVEEKSEEIYASIRYASTIQNAILPWDATLGKAFSDVMVFFKPKDIVSGDSYWFKEVDGVKFLAVVDCTGHGIPGAMLTVIASTALDDAVLGKRLSDPAEILTYINEKVTDVLNQRLSENQTRDGMEVALLAIHQDKIKFSGAGRPLYLKNGTLEIIKTDKRGIAGSTKNDEYQFNSVEIEKSENITLYLTTDGFADQMNEDGKKFSTRRFLALLESIAENPLKEQYKRLNNELAAHQGEKHQIDDITIIGVRL
- a CDS encoding tetratricopeptide repeat protein — encoded protein: MRILILILTLVFMINTAKSQLSGRSKIDSLLKELPKGKQDTNHVKLLADLSFEYYRIDPDTGIEYGEKGLELAKEIDWKEGEAYCYNSLGTNNVGKSDYPKALEIFHKSLKINEELGKKSNIANNLGNMGVIYSSQSDYPKALEYFHKALKINEELGRKPNIANNLGNIGNIYSEQSDYPKALEYLHKALKINEEMGNKSGIASNLANIGNIYSEQSDYPKALEYYHKALKINEELGNKSRIANNLINMGSLFTSMGELDKSLDYLKRGLKLNIEIQNHRQTAYTLNMLAGNYINQAKMYDSVRTIGESKDYLVDSKIENSYQSALQFAKEAEHLADSIGLAELQPKIFHNLYEAYKKLNEPAKALEYHEKYTIMNDSIFSMDKSKEIANLEAIRENELKDAEITILNTQKKAQQFQSYLLGGGAIVLLGAFGIAFLRFREKKKLSDKLAIQNNEIENQKLLVEEKSEEIYASIRYASTIQNAILPWDATLGKAFSDVMVFFKPKDIVSGDSYWFKEVDGVKFLAVVDCTGHGIPGAMLTVIASTALDDAVLGKRLSDPAEILTYINEKVTDVLNQRLSENQTRDGMEVALIAIHQDKIQFSGAGRPLYLKNGTLEIIKTDKRGIAGSTKNDEYQFNSIEIEKSENITLYLTTDGFADQMNEDGKKFSTRRFLALLESIAENPLKEQYKILNNELAAHQGDKHQIDDITIIGVRI
- a CDS encoding tetratricopeptide repeat protein, yielding MRKLIILSVMFCAVVNISLAQLRGQARIDSLIMVLPKMKEDTNAVNLLADLSFLYNSINPDEGIKYGELGLKLAEKLKWKFGKANCYNSIGLNYAELNDYHKALDFYHKALELNEEIDYLQQAAGNLNNIGIVYRYLSDYLKALEYYQKALKIYEVLGSKSGVASNLGNIGNIYSGQSDYPKALEFHYKALKINEELGRKTNIANNLGNIGTVYSIQANYPKALEYIYKALKINEELGRKTNISNNLSNIGKIYLRQSDFPKALDYYHKSLKIDEELGSKSRIASNLLRIGMTYFYQSDYPQALEYCHKALKINEELGVKINMARDFGNIGMIYASQLHYSKALDFYHNALKIHEELGDKVSIAFNLGNIGVLYYSLSQDTVLSKISEGTNLLSLNRELNLNKSIEYSLKSIDLLKEIGESDNQSKTLKRLSDAYTDKGDYKKAFEAYKDYKELRDSIFSIDKQKELANLESKRELEIKQKENLLLIKDNQLFNAELIQKNQKINLAEKEKELQHLAFLKEQAERQEKEQLLTLTETQIQLQSTQIESLDKEKEIQNAELKAKNLQRNFFIAGVIVFIILFLFAFIRFREKKKLSDELALQNAEIEKQKTIVESQKAIVEEQKFILQEKNDHIYSSVQYAATIQQAILPWDSIINAAFSDILIFYKPKDIVSGDSYWFKEVDGVKFLAVIDCTGHGIPGAMLTVIASTALDDAVLGKRLSDPAEILSYINEKVTEVLNQRLAENNIRDGMEVALLAIHKDKIKFSGAGRPLYLKNDTLEIIKTDKRGIAGSTKNDYYQFNSIEIERTEGKTLYLTTDGFADQMNEDGKKFSTRRFVALLESISDKPIPEQHELLETEFNNHRDNREQIDDITIIGVRI